The Oreochromis aureus strain Israel breed Guangdong linkage group 16, ZZ_aureus, whole genome shotgun sequence genome includes the window TTTTAAGTATTTCTTGGGAACACGTATTCCTTTGTCTGAATATAAAGAATGGAAATCACAGAGGTTGGAGTTTTCCATATGTCTGCAGTGATGAGTCTAAGTCGGAGAGAAGTGGCAGCTGCTGCTGAGCTACTGTGTCTCTGGCTATTAGGTTTCTCACCACCAGCGCCCACACAACGGCACATTGTCACTCATTCTGGTTAACGTGCACACATGCTTACATTTGTGGCcatatgcacacacaaagacacacacaggggACATACATCCAGACACGTGTGCGTAAGTacacacaaagagaaacagTGAAACACTAACTCCCTAAATCTCAGCTGCAACACCTGTTCACAATCGACAGTCCCAGCTGCTCTGCACGGAGCGGGACACACTGATGTCatgtaacacacacatacacatgcataaCAGCACATCTCAGCAACCACTGCTCACTTtacacaaacatacagaaacaaaGTCAGTCAGATAGTGAATCTCAGAGGACGGGCGACTTTCAAATGCACGGTGACCTTTGATAACAGCAAGCAGCAGCTGTCCACCTCACACTTTACTACAACAAAAACCTGATTTGTTCTTTGTAAGAGCATAACCAAGAGATGCTTCAGGGAAACCTGATCCAGCTATAACTGTAAGCGTTATTAAAAAGCAAAGTTTTAAAcataatcttaaaagcagagacagtgtctgtctcctgaacccaaactgggagctgccaAAGTTATCAGAGATCCCAGTTCTGTTTTGTTGATACCACTCAAACCAACAACCTTGAGCCACACTATGAGATCAGGAGTGTCGCTGTGCTCATCCTTGCTCTCATCACAgagtttctgaatattaaataaagtcagtcatacaaaaaaacaaagagagactGCAATAATCCCCATGGTGTTCAGCATAAGAGTATCTAACATACTCTTAGAAAGCAGCAATCGACTGGGCGACGATCTCTTTCTTAATAAATCAAACACCGACATTCAGCAACTTGTAAAACCTGAACATGTCACAGAGGATCAGGATTTGACCACAGTCCATGAAAACTGAGCAACACAGCTGCCAtttaatgttttgctttggttttgtGGAAACTGAATGGAGTGAAAATCCAAGTGACAACAGGTGCACTGGAGAGGCAACAACTCGACAACCCTCCCAAAAAAGGGAAAGGCTTTGAAGGTGGTGGCCACACACTGGCTCTGTGCTTATCGCCCCCCCGGCTGATTTTTCTCTACTTTTGCTTTCTGTTATTGTCTGTCACTGCTGGTAATATGAGACGGTCCCTGCAGCACATTTAGGATCCACAGATAGTGCAGCTCCTCCCGGATGTCACATCCATAGGTGCCTGACATGTTTCGCTTGGATAAACAGTAATTGCTTCCATTAAATCCATCAGAGATTTTCCTtcatatgcattttttttctgattgactacttaaagaaagccTGTCACTGTAAGGGTGTGAGAACTTTTTCCTTAGATGTGCATTAAGGGGTTCATTGCTTTTTGCTGTATTGTTGTATTGTTGCTTTAATGGTAGAAGTGCAGGGAATGAGAATGAGAAGCCTAACAACATCAAAACAAGCTCCATATCTGATAAACACCTTTATTTTTTCCTGTGAAGGGATGAAGATATTATATTTGCATGTAAACCAGATGGAGAATATTTACATTTCATTGCACTgaatattgattttatttgcttttactgCAAATTAAAAGCACTGGTCCCGATTTTGTGGCATCCAAGAgagaaaatgataataataataataaaataataatcagtATCTGACTGTGTGGCGGGTTATTGTGGAGACACATGACAATTATTTCTGTACAAACTTTTGATGTCATAGCTTGTAAGGTTATTTTGTTAGGTAAATAGCAACATGCCTTACTAGGAAACTATATACTtttatactgtatttttttaagacAGTCTTCAGTTTTTACTACTCAGTTGTAAAAGGCTGATGAAGTGCTGTCGTCACCCTGATGTGTGGGTGGGAATCATGGACACCTAATTTTGTAAATACGATAACTCCAGAAGGAAGTCATCTATTTTCAAAGTGATAAAATTGGTGTAGCTACCAAAAATCTTTGGAAGAGTTTGAATCTCAGCGATGCTGAACTCAACATCATGGTCAACGTTCTAGGATTTTCACATTTATACCACAGATGCATTTACTAGGAGGCTTAGAGATAACACCGGCATCCGCCAATATTTCTTTATATCTGTTGTCAAGCACGCTTTTTGTTCTACTTCCGAAAACTATCAAAGTTCAACCAAAAGATAAACAAGCAGtttatgttttcagtttttatttgctCACGTGTCAGGCATCGAAAAACAAGTGCACGTGAAAACAGTGATTAGATTTCATGTCTCTTACTGACATCATTTATTACTCTGATCTGTTTGGAGGTCAGATCTCTGCGTCAAGTCTGCGGCCCTGAACAACATGAACTTTATACTTCACcagaaggaaacaaagaaaaaaaaacagcactttAGACAAGATAAGGGAGGGGGACGACCCAGCTTTATGATTTTATgagaaatttaaatgaaatgggAGGGACTAACACTATTTATAAAGATTCAAAGTGCACAAGCCAACAGTTGAAACCCAGAGGCTAAACATTATTGGTCAATCAGTCTACAGTCCTAGAAACCGTTTTACAGATTTTGACAtctagatgaagatgaagacaCTGGCGCTGCTCTCACTGAGCCTTGCAGGTGAGAGGTTGCTCGAGGGTGACCGATCTGTGCTCTTTACAGTCTTTTTCTCCTAAATAGCTGAAATCAATTTAGATTTGAAGTCATTTGCAAGGTGTAATCaatcaaatgaaaacatttctttcaCTCTATATGAACTGCTTTATGTAATGATTATTTTGCTATTTTTAATGGGTTAGAACATTTATAACTTCACTTATGTAGTGTTTCAAAACTAAAGCTGGTTTGAGGATTGTTAGCTATTGAACTGAACGGGCCTACCAGGCTCCCCCACAATTAGAAGGAGATCACCACCAAAAAAACGACACAGCATTTGTATACTAAAGTTTGATGTCTGTGTgattttttgcagtggctctggCATTGCCAGCACTGCCCCCCGGTGTGGAAAAAAGTCCAGTTTTAACTAAAGAAAATCAGCTCCCTCTGCTGGGAGACTCGATTCCACTGCAGGGTCATGTACAGGTGGAGAATCCTGCACCACAGGCCATACTACCCCCCAAAGAGCAGCAGGAAAAAGAGCCTGAAGAGGACTTGAAGCAGAATATGGCAGAACTAGAGGTTAAAGTAAAGCCAGATGAAGAGCAAGAGGTGAAAGTAGagcctgagcctgaggctgagGTGGAGAAAGCAGGTGAAGTGGAACTAGAAGTTAAAGTGAAGCCAGAAGTTAAGGTGGAGGAAAAGTCTGAAGCACAGCAAGAAGTCGAAGCAGAAGTTCCTGTGGAAGCTGAGGCTCAAATGCTGAATGCAGAGGCTGGTGTGAATCCAGAAGGTGAAGGTGACCAAGAGCTCAAAGATGACCCCGAGTTCCAGGTGGAGTCAGAGGTAAAAGTTGAGCCGGATCAACTTCTAATGGAGCTAGAACCTGAGGAGAAGCACATGTTAGATGAAGAAAATTATCAGGAGCCTATGCAGCTTCAAGCTGACCCTGGtctggaagaagaagaagaccacGAAGAAAAGGCAGAAGAAGCAGGAGAAGCAGAAGAGGCAGAGGAAGAAAGTCACAATGACATGGTGGATGAGTTAGAGGCTCTAGATGATGACAACATGTTTGAATCAGAActgacagaagaagaaaaggctGCATATGCAGAATTTCAGAGTCAAGATTCACTTGTTGAACCTGAgccagaggaggaggatgaggaggcgAAAAATGAAATGGTGGATGAACCAATCATGGAGTTAGAGCCTCTGGATGATAGCAATCCAGTTGAACCTCTGCCAGAGGAGGATTTGGTAAAAAATGAAGTGGCGAATGAGCCAATCATGGAGTTAGAGCCTCTGGATGATAATAGCCCAGCTGAACCTTTGCCAGAAGAGGAGTTGTTCATGAGGAAGCGGGACTATGCTTTAGATCAAGAACCAGTGATGGAACTGGAGCCTGAGATGATGGAAGAGCCTTTTCAAAATCCTGGTATCTTGGAAGAAGGGCCAGCGCTGGACATAATGGAGCAGCCAGTGTCACTTATGGAAAACTATTTTCCAAATGAAGAAGCTAAGATGGCGGTGAGGGCTGA containing:
- the si:ch211-160b11.4 gene encoding probable serine/threonine-protein kinase kinX; protein product: MKMKTLALLSLSLAVALALPALPPGVEKSPVLTKENQLPLLGDSIPLQGHVQVENPAPQAILPPKEQQEKEPEEDLKQNMAELEVKVKPDEEQEVKVEPEPEAEVEKAGEVELEVKVKPEVKVEEKSEAQQEVEAEVPVEAEAQMLNAEAGVNPEGEGDQELKDDPEFQVESEVKVEPDQLLMELEPEEKHMLDEENYQEPMQLQADPGLEEEEDHEEKAEEAGEAEEAEEESHNDMVDELEALDDDNMFESELTEEEKAAYAEFQSQDSLVEPEPEEEDEEAKNEMVDEPIMELEPLDDSNPVEPLPEEDLVKNEVANEPIMELEPLDDNSPAEPLPEEELFMRKRDYALDQEPVMELEPEMMEEPFQNPGILEEGPALDIMEQPVSLMENYFPNEEAKMAVRAEEQESPLAGEENSLVQLYGEPETEDQIEPDDGEPTGLVSEEENQDLMEATKENRSRFNICLKLCLSKRAMLGQRSCPGVVLGEKCYQFFKEPKTAANAELFCQKFPGGHLASITSTHNHAELMKMIVKENGKYTRTWVGGLRFLDTGRFIWLDGSKWDYTDWLSGEPNNTANKENCLEVLPYGNGKFNDFTCWEPQAFICSYYN